In a single window of the Desulforegula conservatrix Mb1Pa genome:
- a CDS encoding EAL domain-containing protein, protein MLEQILFDKSMNYSTKLFEAEKGFQANKNLQKRDLSLKSVSLNCVEHEGRTIGLFESYLLDSAFQPIFSLAHKRIVGYEALLRPKGKDGIPVSPAMLFGKSMEPWQVVLLDRLCRYIHAKNFMRIGDEVNWLFLNIAPYVMIHGSEFGPFFKGMLDEAKIAPHRVVVELVEEPEADSKALEASINYYRETGCLLAVDDFGAGHSNFERVWSMHPHIVKLEQGMITRAGNQPRIRQMLPGIVDLLHQSGSLVLVEGIETEEQAFIAIESDVDFVQGYFFAKPTTNLETVALSSHDFESLFTKFKKTSFQNHSNIQTKYEDYRRLFCQAVNECRLGKSLEESCMNLFMHESVIRCYLLDPSGLQIGPTIVSPRSVNKSDPRFIPLHDARSADWFRRHYLRRAVLHPEQLQVTRPYMSITGEAVCITLSVMFESPEGARVFCCDVDSRG, encoded by the coding sequence ATGTTGGAACAGATATTATTTGATAAATCAATGAATTATTCTACAAAACTTTTTGAAGCTGAAAAAGGATTTCAAGCTAATAAAAACCTACAAAAACGTGACTTGAGTCTGAAATCTGTCTCCCTTAATTGTGTTGAGCATGAAGGCAGAACAATCGGTTTATTCGAATCATATCTTCTTGATTCGGCGTTTCAGCCCATCTTCAGTCTTGCCCATAAAAGAATAGTCGGATACGAGGCCCTTTTGAGGCCAAAGGGCAAGGACGGAATTCCTGTGAGTCCTGCCATGCTTTTCGGCAAATCCATGGAACCCTGGCAAGTGGTTCTGCTTGATCGGCTTTGCAGATACATACACGCAAAAAACTTCATGCGTATTGGTGATGAGGTTAACTGGCTATTTTTAAACATAGCGCCATATGTCATGATCCATGGTTCTGAATTCGGCCCTTTTTTCAAGGGTATGCTGGATGAAGCAAAAATAGCTCCCCACCGTGTGGTGGTTGAGCTTGTGGAAGAACCCGAGGCCGACTCAAAAGCACTTGAAGCATCAATCAATTATTACAGGGAAACAGGTTGCCTCCTTGCAGTGGATGATTTCGGTGCAGGCCATTCCAATTTTGAGAGGGTATGGTCCATGCATCCCCATATTGTCAAGCTCGAACAGGGGATGATAACAAGGGCTGGAAATCAGCCACGAATAAGACAGATGCTTCCTGGGATTGTCGATCTTCTCCATCAGTCAGGTTCCCTTGTTCTTGTGGAAGGTATCGAAACCGAAGAACAGGCCTTCATTGCCATTGAATCGGATGTGGATTTTGTTCAGGGATATTTTTTTGCAAAACCAACAACAAATCTTGAAACAGTTGCCTTAAGTTCCCATGATTTTGAGAGCCTTTTCACCAAATTTAAAAAAACAAGTTTTCAGAACCACTCGAATATACAGACAAAATATGAGGATTACAGGCGTCTTTTTTGCCAGGCAGTGAATGAGTGCCGGCTTGGTAAAAGTCTTGAGGAATCATGCATGAATCTTTTTATGCATGAATCCGTAATAAGATGTTATCTTCTTGATCCTTCAGGACTTCAGATTGGCCCCACCATCGTATCTCCGCGATCTGTTAACAAATCAGACCCAAGGTTCATTCCTCTCCATGACGCAAGAAGCGCAGACTGGTTCAGAAGGCATTACCTGAGAAGAGCTGTGCTTCATCCCGAGCAGCTTCAGGTAACACGACCTTATATGTCAATAACTGGCGAGGCTGTTTGCATAACCCTTTCAGTCATGTTTGAATCGCCGGAAGGAGCGAGGGTTTTTTGCTGTGACGTTGATTCCAGGGGATAG
- the radA gene encoding DNA repair protein RadA, with translation MLLLAFKDTIITDNTEPTTVKKGKTIYRCRSCGYDSLKWLGKCPECGEWDAFAEETKTGKADSLKISSVTVTSITDVEENDDQRVLTGIGEFDRVLGGGIVPGSLVLIGGDPGIGKSTLMLQALCGLASGGGRVLYVSGEESARQIRMRGSRLGAGREGILLVSEIDVDIILGVAEQEKPAVLVIDSIQTMYNSTVPSAPGSITQVRESTMKLMIMAKKSGIPIFLIGHVTKDGAIAGPRLMEHMVDTVLYFEGDRNHVFRILRAVKNRFGSTNEIGVFEMGEKGLEEVPNPSAVFLSERPENAPGSSVTASMEGTRPVLVEVQGLASNTAYGTPRRTILGLDSNRVAMIVAVLEKRAGLNLMGHDIFMNVAGGVKVDEPSTDLSIAAAAASSFLDRPIPQGTVVIGEIGLTGEIRAVSHIDQRISEAKKMGFTKCIVPMSNAKRTVQANGIEVVGVSNLSEALTQIFS, from the coding sequence ATGTTGCTGTTAGCCTTTAAAGACACGATCATAACAGATAATACGGAACCCACAACTGTGAAAAAAGGCAAGACTATATATCGTTGTAGAAGCTGCGGATACGACTCCCTGAAATGGCTCGGGAAATGCCCTGAATGCGGTGAATGGGACGCATTCGCAGAAGAGACAAAAACTGGCAAGGCTGATTCCCTAAAAATATCTTCTGTTACAGTAACTTCAATCACAGATGTTGAGGAAAACGATGACCAGCGAGTTCTTACAGGCATTGGTGAATTTGACAGAGTTCTTGGTGGAGGTATCGTTCCTGGGTCTCTTGTTTTGATTGGCGGCGATCCTGGAATTGGAAAATCCACGCTGATGCTTCAGGCTCTTTGCGGTCTGGCATCAGGCGGAGGCAGGGTTCTTTATGTATCAGGCGAAGAATCCGCGCGCCAGATAAGGATGAGGGGAAGCAGGCTTGGTGCTGGCAGGGAGGGGATTCTGCTTGTATCTGAAATTGATGTGGATATCATCCTTGGTGTAGCTGAGCAGGAAAAGCCTGCTGTTCTTGTCATAGATTCAATTCAGACAATGTATAACAGCACTGTTCCGTCTGCTCCGGGAAGCATTACCCAGGTACGCGAATCAACCATGAAACTCATGATCATGGCCAAGAAGTCAGGAATTCCAATATTTCTTATCGGTCATGTTACAAAAGACGGAGCCATCGCCGGGCCAAGGCTCATGGAACATATGGTTGATACAGTCCTGTATTTTGAGGGTGACAGGAATCACGTTTTCAGAATACTGAGGGCTGTAAAGAACCGGTTCGGCTCGACAAATGAAATAGGCGTTTTTGAAATGGGTGAAAAGGGTCTTGAAGAAGTTCCAAATCCTTCAGCCGTATTTTTATCCGAAAGACCTGAAAACGCACCTGGCTCATCAGTTACTGCGAGCATGGAAGGGACAAGGCCGGTTCTTGTGGAAGTTCAGGGACTTGCAAGCAATACCGCGTACGGAACCCCGAGAAGAACAATTCTCGGACTTGACTCAAATCGAGTTGCCATGATCGTTGCTGTTCTTGAGAAAAGGGCAGGGCTAAATCTGATGGGACACGACATATTCATGAATGTCGCAGGCGGTGTAAAGGTTGATGAACCTTCGACTGATTTGAGCATAGCAGCAGCAGCTGCATCAAGTTTCCTTGACAGGCCCATACCTCAGGGAACGGTTGTGATAGGAGAAATAGGGCTGACAGGGGAAATAAGGGCTGTGAGCCATATAGATCAGAGAATCTCAGAGGCAAAGAAGATGGGCTTTACAAAATGTATTGTTCCCATGTCCAATGCAAAAAGAACTGTTCAGGCTAATGGAATAGAAGTGGTCGGCGTTTCGAATTTGTCAGAAGCTCTGACTCAGATTTTTTCATGA
- a CDS encoding arginase family protein, with translation MKVFFHDDFYQVYTSEPAAEQGRMESIVKAISPIVSFKQAIPALIDDIELAHTQKHIAEVKSEGLYDIAALAAGATIQAAKTGLTEPSFALVRPPGHHASSDSCWGFCYFSNMAIAMLLLKNEGLIQTALVLDIDLHFGDGTANILDPHGWVKVYNPPERKREKYMQNTEKLLSEIDVDIIGISAGFDHHVDDWGKMLETDDYFSIAKMVKAAAKKSGGGYFAVLEGGYNHAVLGQNARALIEGMM, from the coding sequence ATGAAGGTATTTTTCCATGATGATTTCTACCAGGTTTACACATCTGAACCAGCTGCGGAACAAGGAAGAATGGAATCCATTGTCAAGGCCATTTCACCAATCGTATCTTTCAAGCAGGCCATACCTGCGCTAATTGATGATATAGAACTGGCTCATACCCAAAAGCATATAGCTGAGGTCAAAAGCGAAGGACTGTACGACATTGCGGCCCTTGCAGCAGGCGCAACCATCCAGGCCGCAAAAACAGGCCTCACTGAACCGTCCTTTGCCCTGGTCAGGCCACCGGGACACCATGCATCATCAGACAGCTGCTGGGGTTTCTGCTATTTCTCAAATATGGCCATAGCCATGCTATTATTAAAGAACGAGGGACTTATCCAGACCGCCCTTGTCCTTGACATTGACCTGCATTTTGGGGACGGTACGGCCAATATTCTCGATCCTCACGGCTGGGTAAAGGTTTATAATCCTCCTGAACGCAAGCGCGAAAAATACATGCAGAACACAGAAAAACTTCTTTCTGAAATTGATGTGGATATCATAGGAATATCAGCTGGATTTGATCATCACGTCGATGACTGGGGCAAAATGCTCGAAACAGATGATTATTTTTCTATAGCTAAAATGGTAAAAGCCGCTGCTAAAAAAAGCGGAGGAGGATATTTTGCCGTTCTTGAAGGCGGGTATAACCATGCTGTGCTTGGGCAAAACGCAAGGGCACTGATTGAAGGAATGATGTAA